One Candidatus Binatia bacterium DNA segment encodes these proteins:
- a CDS encoding YifB family Mg chelatase-like AAA ATPase — MIHSCLLSGMSPRPVQVEVELTRGLPRTQLLGLPGPAVREAADRAHVALAASGFHLAPYRTTINLAPADERKDGAGLDLAIALALLEAHGTLTVPESQRVLVAAGLALDGSLRGLRGCLATLLGAFSAGFNRVLVAPQNEEEARMVPDLAIQAPADLRAAVAMMEISAETQTAGHARLSGTAGATSESHSQIYLQSRLQSVWPRPDPTSGGAGTKELPPTPDLAEVHGQPLAKRALEIAAAGGHNVLFCGPPGSGKTMLAERLPGILPPMTDRQRLEAMAVHGLAGLAIDGLARGDPPCRQPHHSITRVGLVGGGRPIVPGEIALANHGVLFLDEFPEFHPQTLEALRQPLEDQQVTLHRVGLESQFATSFLLVAAMNPCPCGRYGHPTQPCSCSPGARLRYRSRLSGPLLDRIDLYLNLPPTHPTFLREGLPDESSAKVRTRVLAASAHQAVRANAACNARLSPNELDQTACIETVARTLLEENVDHLGLTARGYHRTLRVARTIADLEDSPTVTETHVAEALQYRDSQCEPAL; from the coding sequence ATGATTCATAGCTGCCTTCTGTCGGGAATGTCGCCAAGACCCGTTCAGGTGGAGGTGGAACTCACCCGTGGCCTCCCCCGAACGCAACTGCTGGGACTCCCCGGACCAGCCGTCCGCGAAGCTGCCGACCGCGCTCACGTTGCACTCGCGGCCAGCGGATTTCATTTGGCGCCCTATCGAACCACCATCAATCTGGCGCCGGCCGATGAAAGAAAAGACGGCGCCGGTCTCGATCTGGCAATCGCGCTCGCGCTCCTCGAGGCCCATGGCACACTCACGGTACCAGAAAGCCAACGGGTCCTGGTCGCGGCGGGACTCGCTCTCGACGGATCGCTGCGCGGCTTGCGCGGTTGTCTGGCCACACTCCTTGGCGCATTCTCTGCAGGATTCAATCGGGTGCTCGTGGCACCGCAAAACGAAGAAGAGGCACGGATGGTACCCGACCTCGCCATACAGGCGCCCGCCGACCTGCGTGCTGCCGTCGCCATGATGGAGATTTCGGCAGAGACGCAAACCGCGGGGCACGCCCGACTTTCGGGCACGGCTGGCGCCACCTCGGAGAGTCATTCACAGATTTATCTCCAGAGTCGCTTGCAAAGTGTTTGGCCCCGCCCCGACCCCACGAGTGGCGGCGCGGGCACAAAGGAGTTGCCGCCCACGCCCGACCTTGCCGAGGTTCACGGCCAACCACTCGCCAAACGAGCACTCGAGATCGCGGCCGCCGGCGGTCACAACGTTCTTTTCTGCGGCCCTCCGGGATCCGGCAAGACAATGCTGGCCGAGCGATTGCCGGGCATTCTCCCCCCGATGACAGACCGGCAGCGCCTCGAAGCCATGGCGGTGCATGGACTTGCCGGACTCGCAATCGATGGACTCGCCCGGGGCGACCCGCCGTGCCGACAACCGCATCATAGCATCACCCGCGTCGGTCTTGTCGGAGGAGGTCGTCCGATCGTGCCAGGCGAGATCGCTCTCGCCAATCATGGGGTACTTTTCCTCGACGAATTTCCGGAATTCCACCCCCAAACCCTCGAGGCACTGCGACAACCGCTGGAGGATCAACAGGTGACTCTTCATCGAGTCGGCCTCGAATCTCAATTTGCGACCAGCTTCCTGTTGGTAGCGGCCATGAACCCATGTCCATGTGGGCGGTATGGCCACCCCACGCAGCCTTGCAGCTGCAGTCCGGGAGCGAGACTCCGCTATCGCAGTCGCCTATCGGGTCCGTTGCTCGACAGAATCGATCTCTATTTGAACCTGCCGCCGACGCATCCGACATTTCTGCGGGAGGGACTCCCCGACGAAAGTTCTGCGAAAGTTCGTACGCGCGTGCTCGCCGCATCGGCGCATCAGGCTGTGCGTGCGAACGCCGCCTGCAATGCCAGACTATCCCCGAACGAGTTGGACCAGACTGCCTGCATCGAAACCGTCGCTCGTACACTTCTCGAGGAAAACGTGGACCACCTCGGACTCACGGCCCGGGGCTACCATCGAACCTTGCGCGTCGCGAGAACCATTGCCGATCTCGAGGACTCGCCAACGGTCACCGAAACCCATGTCGCCGAGGCTCTCCAATACCGGGACTCCCAATGCGAACCCGCTCTTTGA